From a region of the bacterium genome:
- the nuoE gene encoding NADH-quinone oxidoreductase subunit NuoE produces the protein MKEAALEEIRRLAGLYEHRRSALLPALFVAQQEAGYLSPAALESVAEALELPVTEVTSVASFYGLFYLEPVGRHVVHVCTNLSCMLNGCQRVLSRLQEVMGIRPGETTPDGRFSLRTAECLAACEEAPAVLVDEDRWAAVSPEDLETMLDRYR, from the coding sequence GTGAAGGAAGCCGCGCTGGAGGAGATTCGCCGCCTGGCGGGCCTCTACGAGCACCGCCGGTCCGCCCTTCTTCCCGCGCTCTTCGTAGCACAGCAGGAGGCCGGATACCTGAGCCCGGCGGCTCTGGAGTCGGTGGCCGAGGCGCTGGAACTCCCGGTGACGGAGGTAACCTCGGTCGCATCGTTCTACGGCCTGTTCTACCTCGAGCCCGTGGGCAGGCACGTGGTGCACGTGTGCACCAACCTGTCATGCATGCTCAACGGGTGCCAGCGTGTGTTGAGCCGCCTGCAGGAGGTAATGGGCATTCGTCCGGGCGAGACCACGCCGGACGGGCGGTTTTCACTGCGCACGGCGGAATGCCTGGCAGCGTGCGAGGAAGCTCCGGCGGTGCTCGTGGACGAGGATCGGTGGGCCGCGGTATCGCCGGAGGACCTCGAGACGATGCTGGATCGGTACCGGTAG
- the nuoF gene encoding NADH-quinone oxidoreductase subunit NuoF: MAQIEQYRAAGGYNAARRAATELTPEQVIDMVAASGLRGKGGAGFPTAQMQKWKFIPLEAPLKYIVVNGDEGEPGTFKDRTLIEGCPHLLVEGILIAAVTIGARKVYIYLRREFYRGRRLLESAIAQAREAGFVGERIFGSDHSVEIVVHSGAGAYIAGEETALLESLEGRRAFPRQRPPFPALAGLYGKPTLVQNVETLCHVPVILGLGPERYRELGPPALFSVSGMVVRPGVYEAPLGVTLRSLIFEHAGGLRPGRRFKAAFPGGSSSVFLTETELDVRMDHESLRQAGTMLGSAAVIVIDDSADMVEVMARAVEFYRDESCGKCTPCREGTVWIAQIFERILHGRGRIEDLALLESVAKGMTGTCFCPLGESVPPGLVASLRLFRDEYERRIAVGTPDGR; encoded by the coding sequence ATGGCGCAGATCGAGCAATACCGCGCCGCCGGCGGCTACAACGCTGCGCGCCGCGCGGCCACGGAGCTGACCCCCGAACAGGTCATCGATATGGTCGCCGCCTCTGGGCTGCGTGGAAAGGGCGGTGCCGGATTCCCAACCGCGCAGATGCAGAAATGGAAGTTCATCCCACTAGAGGCCCCACTGAAGTACATCGTGGTGAACGGTGACGAGGGCGAACCAGGGACCTTCAAGGACCGGACCCTGATCGAGGGGTGCCCGCACCTGCTCGTGGAGGGCATCCTGATCGCCGCGGTGACCATCGGCGCGCGCAAGGTGTACATCTACCTGCGCCGGGAGTTCTATCGGGGCCGCCGGTTGCTTGAATCCGCGATCGCACAGGCCCGTGAGGCGGGATTCGTGGGAGAACGAATCTTCGGGAGCGATCACTCCGTTGAGATTGTAGTGCACTCGGGCGCGGGCGCCTACATAGCCGGGGAGGAGACGGCACTGCTGGAATCGCTGGAGGGCCGACGCGCGTTTCCCAGGCAGCGCCCGCCGTTTCCGGCCCTGGCCGGTCTCTATGGGAAGCCAACACTGGTCCAGAACGTCGAGACGCTCTGTCACGTACCAGTGATCCTCGGCCTGGGACCGGAGCGATATAGGGAGTTGGGCCCACCGGCGTTGTTCTCGGTGAGCGGGATGGTTGTTCGTCCCGGGGTGTACGAGGCGCCGCTCGGCGTTACGCTGCGGTCGCTCATCTTCGAGCACGCCGGAGGCCTGCGCCCCGGAAGGCGATTCAAGGCGGCGTTCCCAGGGGGCTCTTCATCGGTCTTTTTGACCGAGACGGAATTGGACGTGAGGATGGACCACGAGAGCCTGCGCCAGGCCGGCACCATGCTAGGCTCGGCCGCGGTGATCGTGATTGACGATTCCGCCGACATGGTCGAGGTTATGGCGCGCGCGGTGGAGTTCTATCGCGACGAGTCGTGCGGCAAGTGCACTCCGTGTCGGGAGGGGACCGTCTGGATCGCGCAGATCTTCGAGCGTATCCTACACGGCCGCGGCCGTATTGAGGATCTGGCTCTGCTTGAGAGCGTAGCGAAGGGGATGACCGGTACCTGCTTCTGTCCGCTGGGAGAGAGCGTGCCGCCCGGCCTGGTGGCGTCGCTGCGCCTGTTTCGGGACGAGTACGAGCGCCGCATCGCTGTGGGGACGCCCGATGGCCGTTGA
- a CDS encoding NADH-quinone oxidoreductase subunit D — translation MPEPQTETQMINMGPQHPATHGVLRLLLELEGEVIVGTKPIIGYLHTGFEKEMENRTYHQNIVFPARIEYLATFIEEMAYVTAVEKLLDVTPPPRAQVARVILAELSRIASHLMWLGSSAIDVNVTSGFMYCLQDREGILDILEMVSGQRMMHGYFRLGGLHQDLPEGFEARVRQFAEGLTTRLDEYDSLLTDNLIWRRRLEGVAVLTPQTALAYGCTGPILRGSGVNYDVRKAFPYGGYEQFEFDVPLGRNGDAFDRYIVRLEEMRQSRRIILQALDRLPGGPVLVDDRKVALPPRGELVRSMEAVIHQFKLVSEGLHPPVGEVYAAVESPRGEKGYYLVSDGSNRPARVRVRAATFNNLQALPAMVYRGFIADVVVAIASLDVVLGDVDR, via the coding sequence ATGCCCGAGCCGCAAACCGAAACCCAGATGATCAACATGGGCCCCCAGCACCCGGCCACCCACGGGGTGCTGCGGCTGCTCCTCGAACTCGAGGGCGAGGTGATCGTCGGCACAAAGCCGATCATCGGGTACCTCCACACCGGGTTCGAGAAGGAGATGGAGAACCGCACTTATCACCAGAACATCGTCTTCCCCGCCCGCATTGAGTACCTGGCAACCTTCATCGAGGAAATGGCTTACGTCACTGCGGTTGAGAAGCTTCTGGATGTCACGCCGCCTCCCCGGGCGCAGGTCGCAAGGGTAATCCTGGCGGAGCTGTCCCGTATCGCCAGCCACCTGATGTGGTTGGGATCCAGCGCCATTGACGTCAACGTGACCAGCGGCTTCATGTATTGCCTCCAAGATCGCGAGGGGATCCTTGACATCTTGGAGATGGTCTCCGGCCAGCGCATGATGCACGGGTACTTTCGCTTAGGCGGACTCCATCAGGATCTGCCCGAGGGGTTCGAGGCGCGCGTCAGGCAGTTTGCCGAGGGCCTGACCACCCGGTTGGACGAGTACGACTCGCTGCTGACCGACAACCTGATCTGGCGCAGGCGCCTCGAGGGGGTGGCGGTGCTCACCCCGCAGACCGCGCTGGCCTACGGCTGCACCGGGCCGATACTGCGCGGCTCGGGCGTGAACTACGATGTGCGCAAGGCGTTTCCGTACGGCGGGTACGAACAGTTCGAGTTTGATGTGCCGCTGGGCAGGAACGGTGATGCCTTCGACCGTTACATTGTCCGGCTGGAGGAGATGCGGCAGAGCCGCCGGATCATCCTGCAGGCGCTCGATCGACTTCCCGGCGGTCCTGTATTGGTGGACGACCGCAAGGTCGCGCTGCCGCCCCGCGGCGAGCTCGTCCGCAGCATGGAGGCGGTCATCCACCAGTTCAAGCTGGTCAGCGAAGGGTTGCATCCCCCGGTGGGCGAGGTGTACGCGGCGGTGGAGTCCCCTCGGGGAGAGAAGGGCTATTACCTGGTCAGCGACGGGAGCAACCGGCCCGCCAGGGTGAGGGTCCGGGCGGCAACGTTCAACAACCTGCAGGCGCTGCCGGCAATGGTGTACAGGGGGTTCATAGCGGACGTGGTCGTGGCGATCGCGAGTCTTGACGTCGTGCTGGGAGACGTGGACCGGTGA